The following coding sequences lie in one Rutidosis leptorrhynchoides isolate AG116_Rl617_1_P2 chromosome 4, CSIRO_AGI_Rlap_v1, whole genome shotgun sequence genomic window:
- the LOC139904413 gene encoding uncharacterized protein isoform X3, giving the protein MNQESSSKFSNLKKKANFSLKRSSPSRVKLETVGFKKKGFRGKLSRGEITTVRRKKNSTSNIDDELYEKRNNYNAGFRVSKRVEGDDRGRGLKSNYRDRKVGNKSSDFDRKSRDNNGEIRFRKDGGKGLFRGKRDDGRDEFVEGKQNVRNGSRVYEKRSSDSHSKYRMFDKRKSGDDGGGSRMFIKRESMNVGGDRRKSIENGEIRMFDKRESRDENRSGLLRKNGNGKFENGKHEHNLVEDREFGKKKFLKKKNFDDDSMASFDRPKRKMRLIRIGYQNDTANKRFDDSLPKIVSDNTIEKKEGSDTEEKAEMSQNAQFRAIQPSPSIISFVNENLLGRRREIEFRKAGYNIELPSPLDNIPFSTSSERERIEESVFRNKLDFFAAAKVSSSFPPPDLPEIAFAGRSNVGKSSLLNSLTRQWGVVRTSDKPGLTQTINFFNLGSKLCLIDLPGYGFAYAKEEVKESWEELVKDYVSTREGLKRVCLLIDTKWGMKPRDHELVDLMERSKTKYQIVLTKTDLDFPVNVARRAMQIEEHLKTKKSAVQPLMMVSSKTGAGIRSLRTVLSNISRFAKL; this is encoded by the exons ATGAATCAAGAAAGTAGCTCAAAGTTTAGTAATCTTAAGAAAAAAGCAAACTTTTCATTAAAAAGATCTTCTCCTTCTAGAGTGAAATTAGAAACAGTAGGGTTTAAGAAAAAAGGGTTTAGGGGAAAACTGAGCAGAGGTGAAATTACAACAGTTAGAAGAAAAAAGAATAGTACCTCCAATATTGATGATGAATTGTATGAAAAAAGAAATAATTATAATGCGGGTTTTCGTGTAAGTAAAAGAGTTGAGGGTGATGATAGGGGAAGGGGATTAAAGTCGAATTATAGAGATCGAAAAGTAGGGAATAAAAGTAGTGATTTTGATAGAAAGAGTAGGGATAATAATGGGGAAATTAGGTTTCGTAAAGATGGTGGGAAAGGTTTATTTAGAGGAAAAAGGGATGATGGTAGAGACGAGTTTGTTGAAGGAAAACAAAATGTAAGAAACGGGTCTCGTGTTTATGAGAAACGAAGTTCGGATTCACATTCTAAATATCGGATGTTTGATAAACGAAAgagtggtgatgatggtggtgggaGTAGAATGTTTATTAAACGGGAATCGATGAATGTAGGAGGTGATAGAAGAAAGAGTATTGAAAATGGTGAGATTAGAATGTTTGATAAACGCGAATCGAGGGATGAAAATAGGAGTGGGTTGTTAAggaagaatggaaatgggaaatttGAGAACGGTAAACACGAACATAATCTTGTAGAGGATCGTGAATTTGGGAAGAAGAAATTTCTAAAGAAGAAGAATTTTGATGATGATTCAATGGCATCTTTTGATCGACCAAAGAGGAAGATGCGGTTGATCAGGATAGGATATCAAAATGATACTGCAAACAAGCGGTTCGATGATAGCCTGCCCAAAATTG TTTCAGATAATACCATCGAGAAAAAGGAAGGTTCGGATACAGAAGAAAAGGCGGAGATGTCTCAAAATGCCCAGTTTCGAGCCATACAACCAAGCCCCTCTATAATATCATTTGTGAATGAAAAT TTATTGGGACGTAGACGTGAAATTGAGTTCAGAAAGGCAGGATACAATATTGAACTTCCGTCTCCTTTAGATAATATTCCATTCTCGACAAGCTCAGAAAGAGAACGTATTGAAGAATCA GTTTTCAGGAATAAACTTGATTTCTTTGCTGCTGCAAAAGTGTCTTCATCTTTCCCACCTCCTGATCTTCCGGAAATTGCATTTGCAG GTAGGTCAAATGTGGGGAAATCATCTTTACTAAACTCACTTACAAGACAATGGGGCGTTGTACGGACTTCAGACAAGCCCGGTCTCACTCAG ACTATAAATTTTTTCAACCTTGGATCAAAGCTGTGTTTAATCGATTTACCGGGCTATGGTTTTGCTTATGCCAAAGAAGAAGTCAAGGAATCTTGGGAAGAACTT GTGAAAGATTACGTATCCACTCGTGAAGGCCTAAAACGCGTGTGTCTTTTAATCGACACAAAATGGGGTATGAAACCAAGGGATCATGAACTTGTTGATTTAATGGAAAG GTCGAAAACCAAATACCAGATAGTATTGACTAAAACAGATTTAGATTTCCCTGTTAATGTAGCCAGGCGTGCTATGCAAATTGAGGAG CATCTTAAAACGAAGAAATCTGCTGTTCAACCCTTG ATGATGGTTAGTTCAAAAACTGGAGCTGGGATTAGAAGTTTAAGAACAGTGCTCTCCAACATATCTCGATTTGCAAAACTCTAG
- the LOC139904413 gene encoding uncharacterized protein isoform X1 codes for MNQESSSKFSNLKKKANFSLKRSSPSRVKLETVGFKKKGFRGKLSRGEITTVRRKKNSTSNIDDELYEKRNNYNAGFRVSKRVEGDDRGRGLKSNYRDRKVGNKSSDFDRKSRDNNGEIRFRKDGGKGLFRGKRDDGRDEFVEGKQNVRNGSRVYEKRSSDSHSKYRMFDKRKSGDDGGGSRMFIKRESMNVGGDRRKSIENGEIRMFDKRESRDENRSGLLRKNGNGKFENGKHEHNLVEDREFGKKKFLKKKNFDDDSMASFDRPKRKMRLIRIGYQNDTANKRFDDSLPKIVSDNTIEKKEGSDTEEKAEMSQNAQFRAIQPSPSIISFVNENLLGRRREIEFRKAGYNIELPSPLDNIPFSTSSERERIEESVFRNKLDFFAAAKVSSSFPPPDLPEIAFAGRSNVGKSSLLNSLTRQWGVVRTSDKPGLTQTINFFNLGSKLCLIDLPGYGFAYAKEEVKESWEELVKDYVSTREGLKRVCLLIDTKWGMKPRDHELVDLMERSKTKYQIVLTKTDLDFPVNVARRAMQIEEVRITFIYLYLSNISLFEYVVELTHVI; via the exons ATGAATCAAGAAAGTAGCTCAAAGTTTAGTAATCTTAAGAAAAAAGCAAACTTTTCATTAAAAAGATCTTCTCCTTCTAGAGTGAAATTAGAAACAGTAGGGTTTAAGAAAAAAGGGTTTAGGGGAAAACTGAGCAGAGGTGAAATTACAACAGTTAGAAGAAAAAAGAATAGTACCTCCAATATTGATGATGAATTGTATGAAAAAAGAAATAATTATAATGCGGGTTTTCGTGTAAGTAAAAGAGTTGAGGGTGATGATAGGGGAAGGGGATTAAAGTCGAATTATAGAGATCGAAAAGTAGGGAATAAAAGTAGTGATTTTGATAGAAAGAGTAGGGATAATAATGGGGAAATTAGGTTTCGTAAAGATGGTGGGAAAGGTTTATTTAGAGGAAAAAGGGATGATGGTAGAGACGAGTTTGTTGAAGGAAAACAAAATGTAAGAAACGGGTCTCGTGTTTATGAGAAACGAAGTTCGGATTCACATTCTAAATATCGGATGTTTGATAAACGAAAgagtggtgatgatggtggtgggaGTAGAATGTTTATTAAACGGGAATCGATGAATGTAGGAGGTGATAGAAGAAAGAGTATTGAAAATGGTGAGATTAGAATGTTTGATAAACGCGAATCGAGGGATGAAAATAGGAGTGGGTTGTTAAggaagaatggaaatgggaaatttGAGAACGGTAAACACGAACATAATCTTGTAGAGGATCGTGAATTTGGGAAGAAGAAATTTCTAAAGAAGAAGAATTTTGATGATGATTCAATGGCATCTTTTGATCGACCAAAGAGGAAGATGCGGTTGATCAGGATAGGATATCAAAATGATACTGCAAACAAGCGGTTCGATGATAGCCTGCCCAAAATTG TTTCAGATAATACCATCGAGAAAAAGGAAGGTTCGGATACAGAAGAAAAGGCGGAGATGTCTCAAAATGCCCAGTTTCGAGCCATACAACCAAGCCCCTCTATAATATCATTTGTGAATGAAAAT TTATTGGGACGTAGACGTGAAATTGAGTTCAGAAAGGCAGGATACAATATTGAACTTCCGTCTCCTTTAGATAATATTCCATTCTCGACAAGCTCAGAAAGAGAACGTATTGAAGAATCA GTTTTCAGGAATAAACTTGATTTCTTTGCTGCTGCAAAAGTGTCTTCATCTTTCCCACCTCCTGATCTTCCGGAAATTGCATTTGCAG GTAGGTCAAATGTGGGGAAATCATCTTTACTAAACTCACTTACAAGACAATGGGGCGTTGTACGGACTTCAGACAAGCCCGGTCTCACTCAG ACTATAAATTTTTTCAACCTTGGATCAAAGCTGTGTTTAATCGATTTACCGGGCTATGGTTTTGCTTATGCCAAAGAAGAAGTCAAGGAATCTTGGGAAGAACTT GTGAAAGATTACGTATCCACTCGTGAAGGCCTAAAACGCGTGTGTCTTTTAATCGACACAAAATGGGGTATGAAACCAAGGGATCATGAACTTGTTGATTTAATGGAAAG GTCGAAAACCAAATACCAGATAGTATTGACTAAAACAGATTTAGATTTCCCTGTTAATGTAGCCAGGCGTGCTATGCAAATTGAGGAGGtacgtattacatttatttatctttATCTATCAAATATTTCTCTTTTTGAGTATGTTGTTGAGCTAACACATGTGATTTGA
- the LOC139904413 gene encoding uncharacterized protein isoform X2, producing the protein MNQESSSKFSNLKKKANFSLKRSSPSRVKLETVGFKKKGFRGKLSRGEITTVRRKKNSTSNIDDELYEKRNNYNAGFRVSKRVEGDDRGRGLKSNYRDRKVGNKSSDFDRKSRDNNGEIRFRKDGGKGLFRGKRDDGRDEFVEGKQNVRNGSRVYEKRSSDSHSKYRMFDKRKSGDDGGGSRMFIKRESMNVGGDRRKSIENGEIRMFDKRESRDENRSGLLRKNGNGKFENGKHEHNLVEDREFGKKKFLKKKNFDDDSMASFDRPKRKMRLIRIGYQNDTANKRFDDSLPKIDNTIEKKEGSDTEEKAEMSQNAQFRAIQPSPSIISFVNENLLGRRREIEFRKAGYNIELPSPLDNIPFSTSSERERIEESVFRNKLDFFAAAKVSSSFPPPDLPEIAFAGRSNVGKSSLLNSLTRQWGVVRTSDKPGLTQTINFFNLGSKLCLIDLPGYGFAYAKEEVKESWEELVKDYVSTREGLKRVCLLIDTKWGMKPRDHELVDLMERSKTKYQIVLTKTDLDFPVNVARRAMQIEEVRITFIYLYLSNISLFEYVVELTHVI; encoded by the exons ATGAATCAAGAAAGTAGCTCAAAGTTTAGTAATCTTAAGAAAAAAGCAAACTTTTCATTAAAAAGATCTTCTCCTTCTAGAGTGAAATTAGAAACAGTAGGGTTTAAGAAAAAAGGGTTTAGGGGAAAACTGAGCAGAGGTGAAATTACAACAGTTAGAAGAAAAAAGAATAGTACCTCCAATATTGATGATGAATTGTATGAAAAAAGAAATAATTATAATGCGGGTTTTCGTGTAAGTAAAAGAGTTGAGGGTGATGATAGGGGAAGGGGATTAAAGTCGAATTATAGAGATCGAAAAGTAGGGAATAAAAGTAGTGATTTTGATAGAAAGAGTAGGGATAATAATGGGGAAATTAGGTTTCGTAAAGATGGTGGGAAAGGTTTATTTAGAGGAAAAAGGGATGATGGTAGAGACGAGTTTGTTGAAGGAAAACAAAATGTAAGAAACGGGTCTCGTGTTTATGAGAAACGAAGTTCGGATTCACATTCTAAATATCGGATGTTTGATAAACGAAAgagtggtgatgatggtggtgggaGTAGAATGTTTATTAAACGGGAATCGATGAATGTAGGAGGTGATAGAAGAAAGAGTATTGAAAATGGTGAGATTAGAATGTTTGATAAACGCGAATCGAGGGATGAAAATAGGAGTGGGTTGTTAAggaagaatggaaatgggaaatttGAGAACGGTAAACACGAACATAATCTTGTAGAGGATCGTGAATTTGGGAAGAAGAAATTTCTAAAGAAGAAGAATTTTGATGATGATTCAATGGCATCTTTTGATCGACCAAAGAGGAAGATGCGGTTGATCAGGATAGGATATCAAAATGATACTGCAAACAAGCGGTTCGATGATAGCCTGCCCAAAATTG ATAATACCATCGAGAAAAAGGAAGGTTCGGATACAGAAGAAAAGGCGGAGATGTCTCAAAATGCCCAGTTTCGAGCCATACAACCAAGCCCCTCTATAATATCATTTGTGAATGAAAAT TTATTGGGACGTAGACGTGAAATTGAGTTCAGAAAGGCAGGATACAATATTGAACTTCCGTCTCCTTTAGATAATATTCCATTCTCGACAAGCTCAGAAAGAGAACGTATTGAAGAATCA GTTTTCAGGAATAAACTTGATTTCTTTGCTGCTGCAAAAGTGTCTTCATCTTTCCCACCTCCTGATCTTCCGGAAATTGCATTTGCAG GTAGGTCAAATGTGGGGAAATCATCTTTACTAAACTCACTTACAAGACAATGGGGCGTTGTACGGACTTCAGACAAGCCCGGTCTCACTCAG ACTATAAATTTTTTCAACCTTGGATCAAAGCTGTGTTTAATCGATTTACCGGGCTATGGTTTTGCTTATGCCAAAGAAGAAGTCAAGGAATCTTGGGAAGAACTT GTGAAAGATTACGTATCCACTCGTGAAGGCCTAAAACGCGTGTGTCTTTTAATCGACACAAAATGGGGTATGAAACCAAGGGATCATGAACTTGTTGATTTAATGGAAAG GTCGAAAACCAAATACCAGATAGTATTGACTAAAACAGATTTAGATTTCCCTGTTAATGTAGCCAGGCGTGCTATGCAAATTGAGGAGGtacgtattacatttatttatctttATCTATCAAATATTTCTCTTTTTGAGTATGTTGTTGAGCTAACACATGTGATTTGA
- the LOC139904414 gene encoding CBL-interacting serine/threonine-protein kinase 11-like, translating into MSEIASSSMAVSPSNSLFNKYEVGKLLGCGAFAKVYHARDIQTGQSVAIKVINKHKISHNAHLVSNVKREIDIMRQLHHPYIVKLYEVLATKTKIYFVLEFVKGGELFAKVSKGKLSETTSRKYFQQLISAISYCHSRGVYHRDLKPENLLIDENGDLKVSDFGLSAVTGQIRVDGLLHTLCGTPAYVAPEILTKRGYDGAKADIWSCGIILFVMNAAFLPFNDSNLMMMYKKIYKGEYKCPKWMSGELKRLLSRLLDTNPETRITSNEIFNDPWFRKGYKEITLEEEVFDSTAKRECKSTTLNAFDIISFSSGLNLSPLFDGSSSGIGERLVVKKSPENVIEIVEEIAKVANVRVMKRKEFGVDLVGGQNGKCVIGIEVFRLTDNLVVVEVQSSGGGKEFYDELWNNKIRSELNERRDTDTTES; encoded by the coding sequence ATGTCCGAGATCGCATCTTCTAGCATGGCGGTTTCGCCATCTAATTCATTATTCAACAAATATGAAGTCGGAAAACTTTTAGGCTGTGGCGCATTCGCTAAAGTTTACCACGCTCGCGACATCCAAACCGGCCAAAGCGTCGCTATCAAAGTCATCAACAAACATAAAATATCGCATAACGCACATCTTGTTTCAAATGTGAAACGAGAAATTGACATTATGCGACAATTACACCATCCGTATATCGTTAAATTATACGAAGTTTTAGCTACGAAGACGAAAATATATTTCGTTTTGGAGTTTGTTAAAGGTGGTGAGTTATTTGCCAAAGTTTCAAAAGGTAAATTATCAGAAACAACGAGTCGAAAATATTTTCAACAATTGATATCGGCGATAAGTTATTGCCATTCGCGCGGTGTTTATCATCGAGATTTAAAACCGGAGAATTTGTTGATTGATGAAAATGGTGATTTGAAAGTTTCGGATTTTGGATTGAGCGCGGTGACAGGTCAGATTCGGGTAGATGGATTGTTGCACACGTTATGTGGGACCCCTGCTTACGTGGCACCGGAGATATTGACGAAACGAGGTTATGATGGTGCGAAAGCGGATATTTGGTCTTGTGGGATTATATTATTTGTTATGAATGCTGCTTTTTTGCCGTTTAATGATTCGAATTTAATGATGATGTATAAGAAGATTTATAAGGGCGAATATAAGTGTCCTAAGTGGATGTCGGGTGAGTTGAAGAGATTGTTGTCTCGTCTTCTGGATACGAATCCAGAGACCAGGATTAcgtcgaatgaaatttttaatgatCCGTGGTTTAGAAAAGGTTATAAGGAAATAACGTTAGAAGAAGAAGTGTTTGATAGTACGGCGAAACGTGAATGCAAGTCAACAACGTTGAATGCGTTTGATATAATTTCGTTTTCGTCCGGTTTGAACTTGTCACCTTTGTTCGATGGTAGTTCGTCGGGAATAGGGGAGCGGTTGGTGGTGAAGAAGTCGCCGGAGAATGTGATCGAGATAGTTGAGGAGATAGCGAAGGTAGCGAATGTTAGGGTTATGAAAAGGAAGGAATTTGGTGTGGATTTGGTAGGAGGGCAAAATGGTAAATGTGTCATTGGAATTGAGGTTTTCCGGTTGACGGATAATttagtggtggtggaggttcaaagcaGCGGTGGAGGTAAAGAATTCTATGACGAGTTGTGGAATAATAAAATTAGATCGGAGTTGAATGAACGACGAGACACGGACACAACGGAGAGTTAG